From Deinococcota bacterium:
CGGGCCGAGCGGGGAATTGGTCGCCTCCAAGACGACATCTACACCGCGACCGTCCGTCCACGCCACAACAGCCTCCCACGAGGCGGCCGTGGCGTCCGCGCCTAGTGTCGTCGCCACCTCGGTGCGGTAGGCCAAGGGGTCGACCACCATGACCTTGCCCGCCCCACACCAGCGGGCGACCTGAAGGATGAGCAGGCCGATGGGTCCGGCGCCCAGAACCGCCACCGACGCCATCGGCTTGAGCCTCGCCAAATCGAGCGCGTGAATCGCCACGCCGAGGGGCTCGAGCAGGGCGGCGGTGGCCGCGTCGAAACCGGGCGGCAGCGGCACCAGCTCCCCGGCTCGGGCGGTAACGTACTCGGCCAGCGCGCCCCCATAGGGAGGAACGCCGGCAAAGGCGACGTTGGGGCAGAGGTTGTGATGTCCGGCCGCGCACCACTCGCACCGCCCGCAAGCGCGGTTGGGGTCTACCGCCACGAGCGTGCCGGGGGGCAGCGTCCCTCCTTCCACGACCTCGGCGGCGAACTCGTGGCCGAGGACAAAGGGCACACTCGCCCTCGTCGAGCCGATGGCGCCCTCTAAGTAGTGGTGCAGGTCACTCCCGCAGACGCCTACGGCTCGAACTTTGAGCAGCACCTCGTCTGGGGCGCGCTCGGGTAAGGGAACGTCGCCAACGCGAAGGTCGCGTATACCGTGCAACAGTGCGGCTTTCATCTCTTTACTCCTTTGCTGGCAGAGCCTGTGGTGACAAGAGTCATCAGCCCTTTAGTTGCGCAGGCCCTGCGCGAGGGCGTAGTAGAGGTCGTTCTGCCGCAATTCGCTCTTGAACTCGCGCAGCCTGGTGTTTTTGTCGATGACCACGACTTCTACCCCGGCCATTTCGGCGAAGTCTTCGATGTGTTCGGTGGTGACGGCGTAGCTGTAGCCGGTATGGTGCGCGCCGCCGGCGAGTATCCAGGCGGCGCAGGCGGTCTTGAAGTCGGGCTGGCAGGCCCAGAGCGCTCTAGCCACCGGAAGTTTGGGCAGCTCCGGTGGGGTCAGCGCCTCGACCTCGTTCACGATGAGGCGGAAGCGGTTGCCCATGTCGACGAACGAAACGTTGACGGCGGGGCCTGCAGGCGCGTCGAAAACGAGGCGCACCGGGTCCTCCTTGCCGCCGATGCCGAGCGGATGGACCTCGAGCGAAGGTCTCTCCGAAGCGATGGACGCGCAGACCTCGAGCATGTGCGCGCCCAGCACCTGGTGTCCCGCCGGGTCCAAGTGGTAGGTGTAGTCCTCCATAAAAGAGGTGCCGCCGGGCAGGCCCAAGGCCATCACCTTCATGGCGCGCAAGAGCGCCGCCGTCTTCCAGTCGCCTTCGGCGCCAAAGCCGTAGCCGTCGGCCATGAGGCGCTGCACCGCTAAGCCGGGGAGCTGCCTTAAGCCGTGGAGGTCCTCAAAGGTGGTGGTGAAGCCTTTAAAGCCGCCCTCCTCGAGAAATGCCCGCAGGCCCAGTTCGATGCGCGCGCCCTCGCGCAGCGAGTCGTGACGCGCACCGCCTCTTCGCAGCTCCCCGGCGACCCTGTAGCCCTCTTCGTATTCGGCGACGAGAGCGTCCACGGCCTCCTCGGCGACGGCCTTGACCTTAGCGGCAAGGTCACCGACGCCGTAGCCGTTGACCGAGAAGCCAAAGCGCATCTCGGCGGCGACCTTGTCGCCTTCGGTGACGGCGACAAAGCGCATGTTGTCGCCAAAGCGGGCGAACGCCGCGCCTTGCATGTCGGACCAGGCGTGGGCCGCCCGCACCCACGCGCCGAGACGGTCTTGCACCTCGGGGTCGCGCCAGTGCCCGACCACCACCTTGCGGCCCAAACGCATGCGGCTGTGGAGAAAGCCCGCCTCGCGGTCGCCGTGGGCGGACTGGTTGAGGTTCATAAAGTCCATGTCGATGCTGCTCCAGGGCAAGTCGCGGTTAAATTGGGTGTGAAGATGACAAAAGGGTTTGCGCAGGGCGGAGAGGCCAGAGGTCCACATCTTGGCGGGCGAAAAGGTGTGCATCCACAAGATGAGGCCCGCACAGTCTGGGTCGCTGCTGGCCTCGAGGCAGGTCCGGCGGATCTCTTCGGGCGTGGTGAGGACGGCCTTAAAGACGACCTCGAGCGGGATCGCCTCAGAACCGTCGAGGGCCCCCGCGATCTCCCGGGCGTTGGCCGCGACCTGCTCGAGGGGGCCGGGACCGTAGAGGTGCTGCGACCCGCAGACGAACCATACTTTAGGCGTGGCGAGATGTTTCATGGCGTAGCTGGCTCCTCTTGGCGTTTGAAGTCACGGTGACGGCGAGCACTCACTGGCCGTACTGGGTGGTGTAGCGCTCATAGAGCCTGTCGATGTCTTGCGGCTTGATCGCTAGAGGCTGCCCCAGCTGGTGGGCCAAAAAGACCGTGCGGGCGACGTCCTCACACATAATTGCCGCTTTCACCGCGTCCTTGGGGGTTTGGCCGACCGTAAAGACCCCGTGGTTTTGCATGAGGATCGCAGGCGAGCGGTGGCCCCGCAAGACCTCGACCACCTCGCGCCCTATCTCCTCGCCGCCGATGAGGGCAAAGCCGCCGCACGGGATGGGGCCGCCGAACTCGTCGGCCATGGCCGTAAGAATACAAGGGATGTCGCGCCCTAGTGCACTCCAGGCGGTGGCGTAGGGGCTATGGGTGTGCACGATGCCGCCGACCCTGGGCATCTCACGGTAAATATAAGCGTGGGTGGCGGTGTCGGACGAAGGCTTATAAAAGCCTTGGCTTTGGAGCGTGGCGATATCGACCTCGACCATCGTCTCCGGCGTCAGATCCTCAAAACCAACCCCGCTCGGCTTGATGACCATAACGTCGCTCTCGGGGATGCGGCCGCTGATGTTGCCGCTCGTCCAGGACACCAGGTTGTTGGCGGGCAAGAGCGCGTGGAGCTTGCAGACCGCCTCCCTTAAGTTCTCCAGCGTCATTCTCTTACTCCCGCTTCCACCGATTTGGTTTCGACATGTCTCGAGCGGTGTTCGCGCAGACGCTTCATCACGCCCCCCGGCTCATGGCGGCCACTGCGCCCGAAGAGGTCGTGAAGGTAACGGTAGTCCTGGTAGAGCGCGTCGTAAACCCCGGTGTGTTCCCTCTTGGGCCGGTAGACGGTTTCGCTCAGCCCGCCCATCCGCGCCGCCGCTTCGGCGATGTCGCGGTAGGCGCCCGCCGCCACGGCGGCGTGCATGGCGGCGCCGAGCGCGGGCCCCTGCTGGCTTTCGATGACAAAAATTTCACGGTTACAGACGTCCGCGTAGATCTGCATGAGCAGCGGGCTCTTGCCGGGCAAGCCGCCCGCGGCGATCAGCCTCCGGATGGGAACGCCGCTCGCCTCGAACGACTCGATGATGACGCGCGTGCCGTAGGCGGTGGCCTCGAGCAGCGCCCGGTAGATGTCGGGGGCGGTGCTGGCAAGGGTCAGGCCGACAATCAGTCCGGAGAGTTCAGCATCGACCAACACGCTGCGGTTGCCGTTCAACCAGTCGAGCGCCAAAAGGCCGTGCTCCCCCGGCCCTTGCTTGGCGGCTTCTTGTGTCAGATAACCCTGGAGATCAAGCCCTTGCCGCGCGGCCTTGTCATGGTAGGCCGGCGGCACCGCCTGCTTGACAAACCAGGCAAAGATGTCTCCGACCCCGCTCTGCCCCGCCTCATAACCGTAGTAGCCGGGGACGACGCCTCCCTTGACGGCGCCGCACATCCCCTCGACCTCGCGCAAGTCCTCGGCGACGAGCATGTGGCAGGTCGAGGTGCCCATGATCATCACCATGGTGCCGGGCTCGACCTGCCCGGTGGCGGGCACGGTGACGTGGGCGTCGACGTTGGCTACCGCCACGGTCGTACCGGCCTGAAGTCCTGTCCACCCTGCCGCCGCCGCCGTCAACGCACCCGCTTTGGCGCCGAGCGGCGCGAGTTCAAAGAGCATCTTCGTCTCGACGACATCGGCGAACTGAGGGTGCAGCGCGGCAAAAAAGTCCCGGCTCGGGAAGGCGCCGTCCTGATACATGGCTTTATAACCGGCGGTGCAGGCATTGCGCGTCTCCACCCCGGTGAGCTGCCAGACAACCCAGTCGGCCGCCTCGATAAGGCGGTCGGCCTGGTGGTAAACGTCAGGCGCCTCCTCTAAAATCTGCAAAGCCTTGCTAAAAAACCATTCGCTGCTGATCTTGCCGCCGTAACGCGCCAGCCAAGGCTCGCTCATGGCGCACGCCGTCTCGTTGATGCGGTCGGCTTGCGGCTGCGCGGCGTGGTGCTTCCAGAGCTTTACCCAGGCGTGCGGCTCGTCGCGCAGCTCGGGCAGGCGACAAAGCGGCGTTCCGTCAGCGAGCGTCGGCAGCATGGTGCAGGAGGTGAAGTCGATGCCGACGCCGACAACCTGCTCAGGGCGAACGCCGCTCTCTTGGAGTACCGCCGGTACCGTCCTCTTTAAAACCTCGAGGTAGTCCTCAGGGTTTTGCAGCGCCCAGTCGGGCGGCAGCGGCTTCTTACCTCCTGGGAGGCGCTTGTCGATCACCCCGTCGCCGTAGGGGTGAACCGCGCTGGCAACCTCTTTGCCGTCCTTTAGCCTTACCAGCACGGCCCGCCCGGACTCCGTGCCGTAATCGACTCCGATTGCGTAGCGATGGTCATGGTTGTCTGTATCAGGCATGAGCGTTGGCTCCATAGTGCGCATTAGATGGTTTAGCTGGTCAAGTATAACGTATAATGCGGTTACAAAACCATTCGAGCTGTGAACGTTCACAGCTTATCACCAACCACACCACCAGTCAACCCAAAGAGTCCGTCGCCCCGTAGTGCCGCAGAGGAAGCATCAAGACGCACCCTCCACCGCGTTCAGCACAGGCAATGACGCTAGCATCCGCTCCTCGCTCTCTCGCGCGGTGACGCCCGCGTCTTCAGCAACGCCTATACAACTTGGCACCGGTCCCGGCTGCGTTTTCATGTAGTCAAAGAGAACCTCGATCAGCTCAGCCTGGCTTTTTTGCTCATGCTTGGCCGCCTCTTTAAGCAACTTATGAAGTTCAGCAGGTAGATAAAGGGTCGTCTTCTGCATAGCTGAAGCGTACCACATATGGCAAATAACCGCGGCTTAAACGTTCTCCTTGCATACCTAGTGCTCCGTCAGCATGAAGTGGACGCTCCTTGGGGTTACGCCCTCAAGGGGCTGCGGACCATCCCCCGCCCCGCTCTCGTCGTCACCGGCAACCGCTCGCCTCACTACCTGCGCGACCTGCTCGAGTTGCAGCCTGAAGGGCTCGTGGTCTTGGCCCTCGAGCCCGCCGATGTTCCCCAAGCTCTAAAGAGAGTCGCCTCGGGAGAGACCTTTTATAGCGGCCCACCCTTGGGAGCTAGTCCGCTCAGCCAGCGCGAGCGGCAGGTCTTACGCCTCGTGGCCTTTTCCGCCCACAACGACGACATCATCCTTGGCGCGCCAAGGATCGGCATCTCCAAGGCGGGGGTTTCGAACCTGATCTCGAGCATCAAAGACAAGCTGCAACTGCGTAATCACGTGGCGCTGTCGCTCTCCTACTTAGGGGTGTTGCCGACGCTTGGCGGCGAG
This genomic window contains:
- a CDS encoding alcohol dehydrogenase catalytic domain-containing protein; this encodes MKAALLHGIRDLRVGDVPLPERAPDEVLLKVRAVGVCGSDLHHYLEGAIGSTRASVPFVLGHEFAAEVVEGGTLPPGTLVAVDPNRACGRCEWCAAGHHNLCPNVAFAGVPPYGGALAEYVTARAGELVPLPPGFDAATAALLEPLGVAIHALDLARLKPMASVAVLGAGPIGLLILQVARWCGAGKVMVVDPLAYRTEVATTLGADATAASWEAVVAWTDGRGVDVVLEATNSPLGPQHAAEAVRIGGRLVLVGIPEGDHFTLNASLVRRKGLTIKLSRRMGNVYSRAIAMVQSGKVSLAPLMTHRFSLERTPQAFELQASYKDGVIKSVIYPWSGD
- the araA gene encoding L-arabinose isomerase; amino-acid sequence: MKHLATPKVWFVCGSQHLYGPGPLEQVAANAREIAGALDGSEAIPLEVVFKAVLTTPEEIRRTCLEASSDPDCAGLILWMHTFSPAKMWTSGLSALRKPFCHLHTQFNRDLPWSSIDMDFMNLNQSAHGDREAGFLHSRMRLGRKVVVGHWRDPEVQDRLGAWVRAAHAWSDMQGAAFARFGDNMRFVAVTEGDKVAAEMRFGFSVNGYGVGDLAAKVKAVAEEAVDALVAEYEEGYRVAGELRRGGARHDSLREGARIELGLRAFLEEGGFKGFTTTFEDLHGLRQLPGLAVQRLMADGYGFGAEGDWKTAALLRAMKVMALGLPGGTSFMEDYTYHLDPAGHQVLGAHMLEVCASIASERPSLEVHPLGIGGKEDPVRLVFDAPAGPAVNVSFVDMGNRFRLIVNEVEALTPPELPKLPVARALWACQPDFKTACAAWILAGGAHHTGYSYAVTTEHIEDFAEMAGVEVVVIDKNTRLREFKSELRQNDLYYALAQGLRN
- a CDS encoding L-ribulose-5-phosphate 4-epimerase, with the protein product MTLENLREAVCKLHALLPANNLVSWTSGNISGRIPESDVMVIKPSGVGFEDLTPETMVEVDIATLQSQGFYKPSSDTATHAYIYREMPRVGGIVHTHSPYATAWSALGRDIPCILTAMADEFGGPIPCGGFALIGGEEIGREVVEVLRGHRSPAILMQNHGVFTVGQTPKDAVKAAIMCEDVARTVFLAHQLGQPLAIKPQDIDRLYERYTTQYGQ
- a CDS encoding ribulokinase; translated protein: MPDTDNHDHRYAIGVDYGTESGRAVLVRLKDGKEVASAVHPYGDGVIDKRLPGGKKPLPPDWALQNPEDYLEVLKRTVPAVLQESGVRPEQVVGVGIDFTSCTMLPTLADGTPLCRLPELRDEPHAWVKLWKHHAAQPQADRINETACAMSEPWLARYGGKISSEWFFSKALQILEEAPDVYHQADRLIEAADWVVWQLTGVETRNACTAGYKAMYQDGAFPSRDFFAALHPQFADVVETKMLFELAPLGAKAGALTAAAAGWTGLQAGTTVAVANVDAHVTVPATGQVEPGTMVMIMGTSTCHMLVAEDLREVEGMCGAVKGGVVPGYYGYEAGQSGVGDIFAWFVKQAVPPAYHDKAARQGLDLQGYLTQEAAKQGPGEHGLLALDWLNGNRSVLVDAELSGLIVGLTLASTAPDIYRALLEATAYGTRVIIESFEASGVPIRRLIAAGGLPGKSPLLMQIYADVCNREIFVIESQQGPALGAAMHAAVAAGAYRDIAEAAARMGGLSETVYRPKREHTGVYDALYQDYRYLHDLFGRSGRHEPGGVMKRLREHRSRHVETKSVEAGVRE
- a CDS encoding ribbon-helix-helix domain-containing protein, which gives rise to MQKTTLYLPAELHKLLKEAAKHEQKSQAELIEVLFDYMKTQPGPVPSCIGVAEDAGVTARESEERMLASLPVLNAVEGAS
- a CDS encoding LuxR C-terminal-related transcriptional regulator, whose protein sequence is MLRQHEVDAPWGYALKGLRTIPRPALVVTGNRSPHYLRDLLELQPEGLVVLALEPADVPQALKRVASGETFYSGPPLGASPLSQRERQVLRLVAFSAHNDDIILGAPRIGISKAGVSNLISSIKDKLQLRNHVALSLSYLGVLPTLGGEDFDKLL